DNA from Amycolatopsis sp. DSM 110486:
GCCTCGGAGTTGGTGCGCGCCAACAGGCCGAGGCGCGGTGACAAGCCCGGGAGCGTGCCGTCGTCGCGGAGCTGGTGCAGGAGCCGTTGTGTGCCCAGGGCCGCGGCCGAAAAGACGACCTCGCGCGCGGTGAAGGTGCGCCGGCCGCGCCGGACCCAGCGGCCGGTGCGCTCGGTGTCCACCGCGTAGCCGCCGTCGACCGGGCGCACGGAGACCACCGTCGTCAACGGGTGGACCTCGGCGCCGGCCTGTTCGGCGAGGTAGAGGTAGTTCTTCACCGTGGTGTTCTTCGCGCCGACGCGGCAGCCGGTCATGCACTCGCCGCAGTGGGTGCAGCCGCGCCGCGCGGGGCCGGCGCCGCCGAAGAACGGGTCCGGGGTCTCTTCGCCCGGGTGCGAGCCGAAGTACACGCCGACGGGCGTGCGGCGGTAGGTGTGGCCGATGCCCATGTCGTCCGCGACTTCGCGCAGCACCTCGTCGGCCGGCGTCGTGAGCGGGTTCTCGACGACGCCCAGCATGCGTTTGGCCTGGTCGTAGTAGGGCGCCAGCTCGTCCTTCCAGTCCGTGATGTGCGCCCACTGCTTGTCCTGGTAGAACGCGTCCGGCGGCTCGTACAGCGTGTTCGCGTAGACGAGCGAACCACCTCCGACGCCGGTGCCGCTCATCACGAAGGTGTTCTTCAGCAGGGTCAGCCGCTGGATGCCGTACAGGCCGAGTTTCGGGGCCCACAGGTATTTCCGCAGGCGCCACGACGTCTTGGCGAACTCGTCGTCGGCGAAGCGGCGCCCGGCCTCCAGCACGCCGACGCGGTAACCCTTCTCCGTGAGCCGCAACGCCGTGACGCTGCCGCCGAACCCCGAACCGATCACGAGCACGTCGTAGTCGGAGTTCGAGACCGTGCTGTTCAAGATCAGGCCACCACCCTGAAGTCGGCCGGGTCGAGCACCCGGGTCCTGCGGTCGTATTCGGTCACCAGACCGGGCCAGTTGGTGCTCACGCGCCCGTCGGCCTGGCGGTACCAGCTCGTGCACGCGCTCCACACGCTGTGGCCCAGCCGCTGCTGCACCTCGCGGTCGTAGCGCTCCTCCACCTCGGGCCGCACGTCCACATAGGACACCCCGGGCCGCGCGAGCTGTTCCACGGCCTGGCGGATGTAGCGCGCCTGCCGCTCGATCATATAGATGATGGAGCCCGCGCCGAGGTTGGTGTTGGGGCCGTAGACGCAGAACAGGTTGGGGAACCCGGGCACCGTCATCCCCAGGTACGCGCGGGCGCCGCCGCGCCACGCGTCGTCGAGACTGCGCCCGTCGAGTCCCAGCACCTTCATCGAGCCGAGGAAGTCGGTGGCGTTGAAGCCGGTGCCGTACACGATCACGTCGGCTTCGTGCTCCACGCCGTCTTCGGTGCGTACTCCACGCGGCGTGATCTCGCGGATCCGGCCGGTCTCGACCTCGACGTTCGGCTGCGCGAGCGCGGGCAGGTAGTCGTTGGTGAACAGGATCCGCTTGCAACCCAATGGGTACTTCGGCGTCAGCTTCCGCCGCAGCGCGCGATCCTTGATGTGCTTGTGCCGCAGCTGGGCCGTCCGCAGCTCGAAGGCTTTCGCCAGCGCGGGGTGGCGCGTCATCGCGTAGGTCGCGTAC
Protein-coding regions in this window:
- a CDS encoding GMC oxidoreductase translates to MNSTVSNSDYDVLVIGSGFGGSVTALRLTEKGYRVGVLEAGRRFADDEFAKTSWRLRKYLWAPKLGLYGIQRLTLLKNTFVMSGTGVGGGSLVYANTLYEPPDAFYQDKQWAHITDWKDELAPYYDQAKRMLGVVENPLTTPADEVLREVADDMGIGHTYRRTPVGVYFGSHPGEETPDPFFGGAGPARRGCTHCGECMTGCRVGAKNTTVKNYLYLAEQAGAEVHPLTTVVSVRPVDGGYAVDTERTGRWVRRGRRTFTAREVVFSAAALGTQRLLHQLRDDGTLPGLSPRLGLLARTNSEAVLAARSLRKDTDYTRGVAITSSIHPDAVTHVEPVRYGKGSNVMGLMATVLVDAEPGKRRWALGLRELARRWRQLPRLHNPRHWSERMIGLLVMQTLDNSVTTYTKRGLLGRRMTTRQGSGEPSPDWIPAGHDVTRRVAAKIGGLPQGAWTDLANTPITGHFIGGCTIGDSPDTGVVDPYQRVYGHPGLHIVDGSTISANLGVNPSLTITAQAERAMALWPNKGEADPRPALGSAYRRITPVAPLKPTVPTTAPGALRLPIVDLRIGR
- a CDS encoding NAD(P)/FAD-dependent oxidoreductase, producing the protein MGDTARTPSVLIVGTGFGGVGTAIELKRAGFHDFTILERANEPGGVWRENTYPGAACDIPSPLYSFSYAPNPHWPKRFSMQPDIHAYLKRVVADYDLGPHIRYGQEVTAATFDEGRWRVETAGGETFEADVFVPAVGQLSRPVLPDIAGRDSFEGVAFHSALWNHEADLDGKRVAVIGTGASAIQFVPELQKRAARLTIFQRTAPYIMAKNDTRYARWQKRLFERLPATQLLGRLRIFLLAEYATYAMTRHPALAKAFELRTAQLRHKHIKDRALRRKLTPKYPLGCKRILFTNDYLPALAQPNVEVETGRIREITPRGVRTEDGVEHEADVIVYGTGFNATDFLGSMKVLGLDGRSLDDAWRGGARAYLGMTVPGFPNLFCVYGPNTNLGAGSIIYMIERQARYIRQAVEQLARPGVSYVDVRPEVEERYDREVQQRLGHSVWSACTSWYRQADGRVSTNWPGLVTEYDRRTRVLDPADFRVVA